In the genome of Drosophila pseudoobscura strain MV-25-SWS-2005 chromosome 3, UCI_Dpse_MV25, whole genome shotgun sequence, one region contains:
- the LOC26533367 gene encoding uncharacterized protein isoform X1, producing MSFILNLMGSSLIPAGSTPQAGSLEDGAHRRSTKEMVGLKSCCYFFDLKMGCKLIAFFEALLGLMQIYQCYNLINQPEAVSIGTTTESEFVTRAIEDDSMDPHASHSSSGNHYFTMALETVAVMKSIMLIIGAKTEHKTCLLLWLYLTAVVTFMYVLNTLFINLVVEHLVFEALSVLFPALETYFGFVVLSFYWEVLRKRDGNPSEIEVLFTASEDT from the exons ATGTCGTTTATTCTAAATTTGATGGGCTCGTCCCTGATCCCGGCTGGCTCGACGCCGCAGGCGGGATCGTTGGAAGACGGTGCTCATAGACGCAGCACCAAAGAAATGGTCGGACTGAAAAGCTGCTGCTACTTCTTCGATCTGAAAATGGGCTGCAAGCTTATAGCCTTCTTCGAGGCTCTGCTTGGTCTGATGCAAATATACCAGTGCTACAATCTGATCAATCAACCGGAGGCTGTATCAATTGGGACCACAACTGAGTCCGAGTTTGTCACACGGGCGATCGAGGACGATTCCATGGATCCCCATGCGAGCCATTCGAGCAGTGGAAATCACTATTTTACCATGGCCCTAGAGACGGTAGCTGTCATGAAGTCGATTATGCTCATTATAGGAGCTAAGACT GAGCACAAAACTTGTCTATTGCTTTGGCTTTACCTTACAGCAGTCGTGACATTCATGTACGTGCTAAATACTCTTTTCATCAATTTGGTTGTTGAGCATTTGGTCTTTGAGGCGTTGTCAGTAT TATTTCCAGCTCTAGAGACATATTTTGGATTCGTCGTTCTGTCTTTCTACTGGGAAGTACTACGTAAACGCGACGGCAACCCCTCGGAAATCGAAGTGCTCTTTACGGCCAGCGAGGATACTTAG
- the LOC26533367 gene encoding uncharacterized protein isoform X2 — MSFILNLMGSSLIPAGSTPQAGSLEDGAHRRSTKEMVGLKSCCYFFDLKMGCKLIAFFEALLGLMQIYQCYNLINQPEAVSIGTTTESEFVTRAIEDDSMDPHASHSSSGNHYFTMALETVAVMKSIMLIIGAKTEHKTCLLLWLYLTAVVTFMYVLNTLFINLVVEHLVFEALSVSLETYFGFVVLSFYWEVLRKRDGNPSEIEVLFTASEDT; from the exons ATGTCGTTTATTCTAAATTTGATGGGCTCGTCCCTGATCCCGGCTGGCTCGACGCCGCAGGCGGGATCGTTGGAAGACGGTGCTCATAGACGCAGCACCAAAGAAATGGTCGGACTGAAAAGCTGCTGCTACTTCTTCGATCTGAAAATGGGCTGCAAGCTTATAGCCTTCTTCGAGGCTCTGCTTGGTCTGATGCAAATATACCAGTGCTACAATCTGATCAATCAACCGGAGGCTGTATCAATTGGGACCACAACTGAGTCCGAGTTTGTCACACGGGCGATCGAGGACGATTCCATGGATCCCCATGCGAGCCATTCGAGCAGTGGAAATCACTATTTTACCATGGCCCTAGAGACGGTAGCTGTCATGAAGTCGATTATGCTCATTATAGGAGCTAAGACT GAGCACAAAACTTGTCTATTGCTTTGGCTTTACCTTACAGCAGTCGTGACATTCATGTACGTGCTAAATACTCTTTTCATCAATTTGGTTGTTGAGCATTTGGTCTTTGAGGCGTTGTCAGTAT CTCTAGAGACATATTTTGGATTCGTCGTTCTGTCTTTCTACTGGGAAGTACTACGTAAACGCGACGGCAACCCCTCGGAAATCGAAGTGCTCTTTACGGCCAGCGAGGATACTTAG